Proteins from a genomic interval of Sparus aurata chromosome 21, fSpaAur1.1, whole genome shotgun sequence:
- the cyp7a1 gene encoding cytochrome P450 7A1: protein MIISIALIWAVVVGFCCLLWLAVGIRRRRPSEPAVENGFIPYLGCALQFGANPLQFLRSRQNKYGHIFTCKIAGQYIHFLCDPFSYHSVIRQGRHLDWRKFHFATSVKAFGHDSFDPRHGHTTENLHQTFLKTLQGEALPSLIETMMGHLQDVMLRSDTLSPSKDDWEVDGIFAFCYKVMFESGYLTLFGKDLGEDKCQARQEAQKALVLNALENFKEFDKIFPALVAGLPIHVFKSGYSARENLAKTMNPENLSKRKNVSDLIAMRMILNDSLSTFNDLSKARTHVALLWASQANTLPATFWSLLYMIRSPDAIKAARKEVQKVLEDAGLTVDPNNPTLSFTREQLDNMPVLDSIIKEAMRLSSASMNVRVAKEDFLLHLDDQEVYRIRKDDVIALYPPMLHYDQEIYEDPYEYKFDRFLDEKGQEKTTFHRNGRRLRYFYMPFGSGVTKCPGRFFAVYEIKQFLTLVLSYFDMELLDPAIKVPPLDQSRAGLGILQPTYDVDFRYKLKSDY, encoded by the exons GCGACCTAGTGAACCTGCAGTTGAGAATGGCTTCATCCCTTACCTGGGCTGTGCTCTGCAGTTCGGGGCCAACCCTCTCCAGTTCCTCCGCAGCCGCCAAAACAAATACGGCCATATTTTCACCTGCAAGATCGCAGGCcagtacatccacttcctgtgCGACCCCTTCTCTTACCATTCCGTCATCAGACAGGGGAGACACCTTGATTGGAGAAAGTTTCACTTTGCTACATCAGTCAAG GCTTTTGGCCATGACAGCTTCGACCCTCGCCATGGCCACACCACAGAGAACCTCcaccaaacatttctgaagACGCTGCAGGGTGAGGCTCTGCCCTCCCTGATAGAGACAATGATGGGCCACCTCCAGGATGTCATGCTGAGATCGGATACACTCAGCCCCAGCAAGGACGACTGGGAGGTGGATGGCATCTTTGCTTTCTGTTACAAG GTGATGTTTGAGTCTGGCTACCTGACACTGTTTGGTAAAGACCTGGGTGAAGATAAGTGTCAGGCTCGGCAGGAGGCTCAGAAAGCTTTGGTGCTAAATGCTTTGGAAAACTTTAAAGAATTTGACAAGATCTTCCCGGCATTGGTGGCTGGCCTGCCCATCCATGTCTTCAAGAGTGGCTACAGTGCCCGCGAG AACCTAGCAAAAACCATGAATCCTGAAAACTTGtccaaaaggaagaatgttTCGGATCTAATCGCTATGAGGATGATCCTGAATGATTCCTTATCTACCTTTAATGACCTGAGCAAGGCCAGGACCCATGTCGCTCTGCTCTGGGCTTCACAGGCTAACACCCTACCTGCTACCTTCTGGAGTCTCTTGTATATGATCAG GAGTCCAGATGCTATCAAAGCAGCTCGTAAGGAGGTGCAGAAAGTTCTGGAGGATGCGGGTCTGACGGTTGACCCTAACAACCCCACACTGAGCTTCACCAGGGAGCAGCTGGACAACATGCCTGTTCTAG ATAGCATCATAAAAGAAGCCATGCGTCTTTCCAGTGCTTCCATGAATGTGCGAGTTGCCAAAGAGGACTTCCTGCTACACCTTGACGACCAAGAAGTGTACCGTATAAGAAAAGATGATGTTATTGCCCTATATCCACCCATGCTGCACTACGATCAAGAAATCTATGAAGATCCCTAT GAATACAAGTTCGACCGTTTCCTTGATGAGAAAGGTCAGGAGAAAACCACTTTCCACCGCAATGGCCGGCGACTGCGTTACTTCTATATGCCTTTCGGCTCAGGGGTCACCAAATGCCCTGGCAGATTCTTTGCTGTGTATGAGATAAAGCAGTTCCTTACCCTGGTGCTGTCCTACTTTGACATGGAACTACTGGACCCTGCTATTAAAGTCCCACCTCTCGACCAGTCCCGTGCTGGTCTGGGAATCCTCCAGCCTACCTACGATGTGGACTTCAGATACAAGTTAAAATCGGACTACTAG